A genomic segment from Malus domestica chromosome 05, GDT2T_hap1 encodes:
- the LOC103428733 gene encoding calcium-dependent protein kinase 26 isoform X1: MGNTCRGSFRGKYFQGSNQPEEQSASVSKRNTSSDHSNSDHSQSSLKSQHRGQQEFSKDSPKPKTNNSHPPLISPRKDNIMRRSADNQSYYVLGHKTANIRDLYTLGHKLGQGQFGTTYLCTEIATGSQYACKSISKRKLISKEDVDDVRREIQIMHHLAGHKNIVTIKGAYEDSLYVHIVMELCGGGELFDRIIQRGHYSERKAAELTRIIVGVVEACHSLGVMHRDLKPENFLLVNKDNDFSLKAIDFGLSVFFKPGQVFTDVVGSPYYVAPEVLLKHYGPEADVWTAGVILYILLSGVPPFWAETQQGIFDAVLKGYIDFESEPWPLISNSAKDLIRKMLCSRPSDRLTAHEVLCHPWICENGVAPDRALDPAVLSRLKTFSAMNKLKKMALRVIAERLSEEEIAGLREMFQAMDTDNSGAITFDELKAGLRRYGSTMKDTEIRDLMDAADVDNSGTIDYGEFIAATVHLNKLEREEHLVAAFRYFDKDGSGYITVDELQQACTEHHMTDVLLEDIIKEVDQDNDGRIDYGEFVAMMQKGNVKGNMPIGRRTMRNSLNLSMRDAPGAY; the protein is encoded by the exons ATGGGCAACACATGCCGTGGATCTTTCAGGGGGAAATATTTTCAGGGCTCCAACCAGCCCGAAGAGCAATCTGCTTCCGTTTCCAAGCGCAACACCTCGTCTGACCATTCGAATTCTGACCACTCCCAGTCCAGTTTGAAATCGCAGCACCGCGGTCAGCAAGAATTCTCCAAAGACAGccccaaacccaaaaccaacaataGTCATCCACCCCTCATAAGTCCCAGGAAAGATAACATCATGAGGAGAAGTGCTGATAACCAAAGTTATTATGTGTTGGGTCACAAGACGGCCAACATTCGTGATCTTTACACGTTGGGTCATAAATTAGGACAGGGACAATTTGGGACTACGTATTTATGCACCGAGATTGCTACTGGCAGTCAGTATGCGTGTAAGTCTATCTCCAAGAGGAAGTTGATCTCGAAGGAGGATGTGGACGATGTTAGAAGGGAGATTCAGATAATGCACCATTTGGCTGGTCACAAGAATATTGTGACAATCAAGGGCGCTTATGAGGATTCACTGTATGTTCATATTGTAATGGAGCTTTGTGGCGGGGGTGAGTTGTTTGATCGCATTATCCAGAGGGGACATTACAGTGAGAGAAAGGCAGCTGAGTTGACACGGATTATTGTTGGTGTTGTTGAAGCTTGCCATTCACTTGGTGTCATGCATAGAGATCTGAAACCCGAAAACTTcttgttggttaacaaggacaACGATTTTTCTCTCAAGGCCATTGATTTTGGACTCTCCGTTTTCTTCAAACCAg GTCAAGTTTTCACTGATGTGGTTGGAAGCCCATATTATGTTGCTCCGGAGGTACTCCTCAAGCATTATGGACCAGAAGCAGATGTGTGGACTGCAGGAGTTATACTGTATATTCTGCTCAGTGGTGTGCCGCCATTTTGGGCAG AAACCCAGCAGGGGATATTTGATGCGGTCTTGAAGGGATATATAGACTTTGAATCAGAGCCATGGCCTTTAATATCTAACAGTGCAAAAGACCTAATCCGGAAGATGCTATGTTCTAGGCCTTCAGACCGCTTAACTGCACATGAAGTGCTAT GTCACCCTTGGATTTGTGAAAATGGGGTTGCTCCTGATAGAGCACTAGATCCAGCTGTACTTTCTCGTCTCAAAACGTTTTCTGCTATGAACAAGTTAAAGAAGATGGCTCTACGG GTAATAGCTGAAAGGCTATCTGAGGAGGAGATTGCTGGACTCAGAGAGATGTTTCAGGCTATGGATACTGATAATAGTGGTGCAATAACATTTGACGAACTTAAAGCTGGTTTGCGGAGATACGGCTCTACCATGAAGGATACAGAGATACGTGATCTTATGGATGCG GCTGATGTGGACAACAGTGGAACAATTGATTATGGGGAATTTATAGCTGCTACAGTTCATCTTAACAAACTAGAACGTGAAGAACATCTGGTTGCAGCCTTCCGATACTTTGATAAGGATGGAAGTGGTTATATTACGGTTGATGAGCTCCAGCAAGCTTGTACAGAACATCACATGACTGACGTCCTTCTTGAAGATATTATAAAAGAAGTTGATCAGGATAAT GATGGAAGGATTGACTACGGTGAGTTTGTCGCCATGATGCAAAAGGGCAATGTGAAAGGCAACATGCCAATTGGAAGACGGACCATGAGGAACAGTCTAAATTTGAGCATGAGAGATGCACCAGGAGCTTATTAG
- the LOC103428733 gene encoding calcium-dependent protein kinase 4 isoform X2: MRRSADNQSYYVLGHKTANIRDLYTLGHKLGQGQFGTTYLCTEIATGSQYACKSISKRKLISKEDVDDVRREIQIMHHLAGHKNIVTIKGAYEDSLYVHIVMELCGGGELFDRIIQRGHYSERKAAELTRIIVGVVEACHSLGVMHRDLKPENFLLVNKDNDFSLKAIDFGLSVFFKPGQVFTDVVGSPYYVAPEVLLKHYGPEADVWTAGVILYILLSGVPPFWAETQQGIFDAVLKGYIDFESEPWPLISNSAKDLIRKMLCSRPSDRLTAHEVLCHPWICENGVAPDRALDPAVLSRLKTFSAMNKLKKMALRVIAERLSEEEIAGLREMFQAMDTDNSGAITFDELKAGLRRYGSTMKDTEIRDLMDAADVDNSGTIDYGEFIAATVHLNKLEREEHLVAAFRYFDKDGSGYITVDELQQACTEHHMTDVLLEDIIKEVDQDNDGRIDYGEFVAMMQKGNVKGNMPIGRRTMRNSLNLSMRDAPGAY, translated from the exons ATGAGGAGAAGTGCTGATAACCAAAGTTATTATGTGTTGGGTCACAAGACGGCCAACATTCGTGATCTTTACACGTTGGGTCATAAATTAGGACAGGGACAATTTGGGACTACGTATTTATGCACCGAGATTGCTACTGGCAGTCAGTATGCGTGTAAGTCTATCTCCAAGAGGAAGTTGATCTCGAAGGAGGATGTGGACGATGTTAGAAGGGAGATTCAGATAATGCACCATTTGGCTGGTCACAAGAATATTGTGACAATCAAGGGCGCTTATGAGGATTCACTGTATGTTCATATTGTAATGGAGCTTTGTGGCGGGGGTGAGTTGTTTGATCGCATTATCCAGAGGGGACATTACAGTGAGAGAAAGGCAGCTGAGTTGACACGGATTATTGTTGGTGTTGTTGAAGCTTGCCATTCACTTGGTGTCATGCATAGAGATCTGAAACCCGAAAACTTcttgttggttaacaaggacaACGATTTTTCTCTCAAGGCCATTGATTTTGGACTCTCCGTTTTCTTCAAACCAg GTCAAGTTTTCACTGATGTGGTTGGAAGCCCATATTATGTTGCTCCGGAGGTACTCCTCAAGCATTATGGACCAGAAGCAGATGTGTGGACTGCAGGAGTTATACTGTATATTCTGCTCAGTGGTGTGCCGCCATTTTGGGCAG AAACCCAGCAGGGGATATTTGATGCGGTCTTGAAGGGATATATAGACTTTGAATCAGAGCCATGGCCTTTAATATCTAACAGTGCAAAAGACCTAATCCGGAAGATGCTATGTTCTAGGCCTTCAGACCGCTTAACTGCACATGAAGTGCTAT GTCACCCTTGGATTTGTGAAAATGGGGTTGCTCCTGATAGAGCACTAGATCCAGCTGTACTTTCTCGTCTCAAAACGTTTTCTGCTATGAACAAGTTAAAGAAGATGGCTCTACGG GTAATAGCTGAAAGGCTATCTGAGGAGGAGATTGCTGGACTCAGAGAGATGTTTCAGGCTATGGATACTGATAATAGTGGTGCAATAACATTTGACGAACTTAAAGCTGGTTTGCGGAGATACGGCTCTACCATGAAGGATACAGAGATACGTGATCTTATGGATGCG GCTGATGTGGACAACAGTGGAACAATTGATTATGGGGAATTTATAGCTGCTACAGTTCATCTTAACAAACTAGAACGTGAAGAACATCTGGTTGCAGCCTTCCGATACTTTGATAAGGATGGAAGTGGTTATATTACGGTTGATGAGCTCCAGCAAGCTTGTACAGAACATCACATGACTGACGTCCTTCTTGAAGATATTATAAAAGAAGTTGATCAGGATAAT GATGGAAGGATTGACTACGGTGAGTTTGTCGCCATGATGCAAAAGGGCAATGTGAAAGGCAACATGCCAATTGGAAGACGGACCATGAGGAACAGTCTAAATTTGAGCATGAGAGATGCACCAGGAGCTTATTAG
- the LOC103440927 gene encoding CMP-sialic acid transporter 2-like isoform X2, protein MEYRKLKDQDQDESSAPGDLESLRGKPIPAVSPVELSKWKLKSAVTIALTVLTSSQAILIVWSKRAGKYEYSVTPANFSDP, encoded by the exons ATGGAGTACAGGAAGCTCAAAGATCAG GATCAAGACGAATCTTCAGCCCCCGGAGACCTCGAAAGCTTGCGGGGCAAGCCAATACCTGCCGTCAGCCCAGTGGAGCTCTCCAAGTGGAAGCTCAA GTCGGCTGTTACTATAGCTTTGACCGTTTTGACCAGTTCACAAGCAATATTGATTGTGTGGTCGAAGAGGGCCGGCAAGTATGAGTATAGTGTCACCCCTGCAAATTTCTCG GATCCCTAA
- the LOC103440927 gene encoding CMP-sialic acid transporter 4-like isoform X1, translating into MEYRKLKDQDQDESSAPGDLESLRGKPIPAVSPVELSKWKLKSAVTIALTVLTSSQAILIVWSKRAGKYEYSVTPANFSVEALKCAISLAALARIWRNEGMGELDSVRCMGLKVVHCC; encoded by the exons ATGGAGTACAGGAAGCTCAAAGATCAG GATCAAGACGAATCTTCAGCCCCCGGAGACCTCGAAAGCTTGCGGGGCAAGCCAATACCTGCCGTCAGCCCAGTGGAGCTCTCCAAGTGGAAGCTCAA GTCGGCTGTTACTATAGCTTTGACCGTTTTGACCAGTTCACAAGCAATATTGATTGTGTGGTCGAAGAGGGCCGGCAAGTATGAGTATAGTGTCACCCCTGCAAATTTCTCG GTGGAGGCTTTGAAGTGTGCAATATCGCTTGCTGCTTTGGCGCGAATCTGGAGGAATGAAGGTATGGGAGAACTCGATTCTGTTCGTTGTATGGGTTTGAAAGTTGTTCATTGTTGCTGA